In Syntrophomonas wolfei subsp. wolfei str. Goettingen G311, a single window of DNA contains:
- a CDS encoding potassium/proton antiporter: MLFFFAVLLLIATFSSKMSARFGVPSLVIFIALGMIFGSDGFNLIQFDDPILAQQIAIACMIIILFEGGFSTKKELLRLAFQPAFSLATLGIIVTAVTLGLLSHLLIGLPLESAILIGAIVSSTDAAAVFAIFRNKRIEPKTAATIEVESASNDPMAIILTITIISFMQGEITSWQLFLSKLLWQILAGLTIGYLLGKTAPHLINRIKLDSGGFYYVLILSLCFLSYGLADELNTNGFLAVFIAGCYIGNAEFVYKQGIARFIEGLSTFSQVVLFLMLGLLVFPSNLIQNWQHGIIIAVILTFIARPVAVFICTIFWKYSLKEKLFICWGGIKGAVPIVLATYPYVEGLEGGSYYFNVVFFVVLLSALIQGSSIDLVAKKLSLLAGNKTPNPFSFELIALQETQSELLEYSVDKGSWLVNHSLQDIPWPQDSLVTAIVRQEEIITPRGDTVIKPKDLLFILLKNDYQEELLDLLDGSNGQNDREGYSCQP; this comes from the coding sequence ATGTTATTCTTTTTTGCAGTTTTGCTTCTTATTGCTACCTTTTCCAGCAAAATGTCTGCTCGCTTTGGAGTTCCCAGCCTGGTAATCTTTATAGCTCTGGGCATGATTTTTGGAAGCGATGGTTTTAACCTTATACAATTTGATGACCCGATATTGGCACAGCAAATTGCCATTGCCTGTATGATTATTATTCTATTTGAAGGCGGGTTCAGCACTAAAAAGGAATTGTTGCGCCTGGCTTTCCAGCCCGCATTTTCTCTGGCTACTCTGGGGATAATTGTAACGGCTGTTACCCTGGGACTGTTGTCCCACCTGCTGATTGGCTTGCCCCTGGAATCAGCCATCTTAATCGGGGCAATTGTATCATCAACAGACGCTGCCGCAGTATTTGCTATATTCCGCAATAAGCGCATAGAACCCAAAACTGCTGCCACAATCGAAGTAGAATCGGCTTCCAACGACCCCATGGCTATTATATTAACCATTACCATTATCAGTTTTATGCAAGGAGAAATCACCAGTTGGCAGCTCTTTTTAAGCAAACTGCTCTGGCAGATACTGGCCGGCTTAACCATAGGTTATTTGCTGGGAAAAACCGCGCCTCACTTGATTAACCGGATCAAACTTGATTCAGGCGGCTTTTATTATGTTCTTATTTTAAGTCTCTGCTTCTTAAGCTATGGTCTGGCTGATGAGTTAAATACCAATGGCTTCTTAGCCGTATTTATCGCTGGTTGCTACATAGGAAATGCAGAGTTCGTTTATAAACAAGGCATCGCCAGATTTATTGAAGGTTTGTCCACCTTCAGTCAGGTTGTTTTATTCCTGATGCTGGGGTTGTTGGTATTTCCATCAAATCTCATACAAAACTGGCAGCATGGTATCATTATTGCTGTAATCTTAACTTTTATAGCACGGCCGGTAGCGGTTTTTATTTGCACAATTTTTTGGAAATACAGCTTAAAAGAAAAACTCTTTATTTGCTGGGGAGGAATCAAGGGCGCAGTCCCGATTGTACTGGCAACATATCCTTATGTTGAAGGATTAGAAGGAGGCAGTTACTATTTTAATGTGGTCTTTTTCGTAGTATTATTGTCGGCCTTGATTCAGGGCTCCAGTATTGACCTGGTAGCCAAAAAGCTGAGTTTGCTGGCAGGCAATAAAACTCCCAATCCCTTTTCTTTTGAGCTGATTGCCTTGCAGGAGACGCAGAGCGAACTGTTGGAATATAGCGTGGATAAAGGCTCCTGGCTGGTTAACCATAGCCTGCAGGATATACCCTGGCCCCAGGACAGCCTGGTAACTGCCATTGTGCGGCAGGAGGAAATAATAACCCCCCGGGGAGATACTGTTATAAAACCAAAAGACCTGCTATTTATTCTGCTTAAAAACGACTATCAAGAGGAATTGTTGGACTTGTTGGATGGAAGCAATGGTCAGAATGATAGGGAGGGATATTCGTGTCAACCATAA
- the murJ gene encoding murein biosynthesis integral membrane protein MurJ has translation MSERGRNVARAAVLLMITVILSRILGYGREVALYTLFGQDYITDAYRAAFSIPDFIYMLLVGGALSSAFIPVISTFVARDQEEDAWRSASIVLNYVLLLMLFIMALAYLYTPLLMKILVPGLPAQYSELAVYLTRIMFIQTFFMALNGMAMGILNSFHHFWAPAWGSLLYNLVIIVVGVGLEKHLGITAFSLGVVLGAVANFMVQIPALRRLGMKYYFSFDYKDQGFQEIIRLMVPVLAGLGAVQVSLFVTQNLASGLAAGTVSALSLAQRIVNLPLGIFAVSLGVAIFPTLTHLAARGEIAQFKRSSSLAIRAVFLLTIPASLGLMALGEPIIRLLFEQGRFSATAVAITNEALFFYCFGLFAYSSLQVLNRSFYALHDSFTPVAAAFITIVANILLSLNLVATMGHKGLALAYSLSGLAGFIFLMLALRKKLGQLGGGRIVGSFLISLGASLVMWSLLRLFTERMLVFWPLMGKLQLLMLVGGGVFFGAIVYGLIIYLFKLEESQLLLNMLRHRLSKNS, from the coding sequence TTGAGCGAAAGGGGAAGAAATGTAGCCCGGGCCGCAGTTCTGCTCATGATCACGGTAATACTATCGAGGATATTGGGCTATGGCCGGGAAGTAGCCCTTTACACTCTATTTGGACAGGATTATATTACTGATGCCTACCGGGCCGCCTTTTCCATACCGGATTTCATTTATATGTTACTGGTGGGCGGAGCTTTGAGCTCTGCTTTTATCCCAGTTATCTCTACTTTTGTGGCTCGCGATCAGGAAGAGGATGCCTGGCGCTCCGCCAGCATTGTATTAAACTATGTGCTTTTGCTGATGCTCTTTATTATGGCCCTGGCCTATCTGTATACCCCGCTATTAATGAAGATACTGGTTCCCGGCTTGCCTGCCCAGTACAGTGAACTGGCGGTATATCTTACCCGCATCATGTTCATTCAAACCTTTTTCATGGCTCTCAACGGGATGGCCATGGGGATATTAAATTCATTCCATCATTTCTGGGCTCCAGCCTGGGGAAGCCTGCTTTACAATCTGGTGATTATTGTGGTGGGAGTTGGACTGGAGAAGCATTTGGGTATTACTGCTTTTTCCCTGGGAGTGGTTCTCGGTGCTGTTGCCAACTTTATGGTGCAGATTCCCGCCCTGCGCCGCCTGGGGATGAAATACTATTTTTCTTTTGACTATAAAGACCAGGGCTTTCAGGAAATAATCCGGCTCATGGTGCCGGTTTTAGCTGGGCTGGGAGCAGTACAAGTAAGTCTTTTCGTGACCCAGAACCTGGCTTCGGGCCTGGCTGCAGGGACTGTAAGCGCGCTAAGCCTGGCTCAGCGGATAGTAAATCTTCCTCTGGGAATTTTTGCGGTATCTTTGGGAGTAGCGATTTTCCCCACCTTAACCCACCTGGCGGCCCGCGGAGAAATAGCCCAGTTTAAACGCAGCAGTTCCCTGGCCATAAGAGCCGTATTTTTACTCACCATCCCGGCTTCTCTTGGCTTGATGGCCCTGGGTGAGCCGATAATTAGACTACTTTTTGAGCAGGGGCGATTTTCTGCTACGGCGGTAGCCATAACCAATGAAGCTCTTTTCTTTTATTGTTTTGGCCTTTTTGCCTACTCTTCTTTGCAGGTTCTAAACCGCAGTTTTTATGCTTTGCATGATTCTTTTACCCCGGTTGCAGCTGCTTTTATCACTATAGTTGCTAATATCCTGCTTTCTTTAAACCTGGTGGCTACTATGGGGCATAAAGGTCTGGCCCTGGCCTATTCGCTATCGGGATTGGCTGGGTTCATCTTTTTGATGCTGGCTTTACGAAAAAAACTGGGCCAACTGGGAGGAGGCAGGATTGTCGGCAGTTTCCTCATTTCCCTGGGGGCCTCCCTGGTGATGTGGTCTCTGCTGCGTTTGTTTACAGAAAGAATGCTAGTGTTTTGGCCGTTGATGGGCAAGCTGCAGCTTCTGATGCTAGTAGGCGGGGGAGTATTTTTCGGCGCTATTGTCTATGGCCTTATTATTTATCTCTTTAAACTGGAAGAGTCTCAATTACTGCTTAATATGCTCCGGCATCGCCTGTCGAAAAACTCTTAA
- a CDS encoding hotdog fold thioesterase, with amino-acid sequence MEVLGIEITEFSEERVVATMPVTPRTHQPFGFLHGGVSVVVAETVASAGSYLFIDVEKQRAVGLEINANHIRSKRDGMIKAVGIPVHVGRSTIVWDVRIYDEAGDMLCISRCTVAIIELRDEKQ; translated from the coding sequence ATGGAGGTTCTGGGGATTGAAATAACGGAGTTTTCCGAGGAGCGGGTAGTGGCTACTATGCCCGTAACCCCCAGGACCCATCAACCCTTTGGTTTTCTGCATGGCGGAGTATCGGTGGTAGTGGCTGAGACGGTAGCCTCAGCCGGTAGTTATCTCTTTATTGATGTGGAAAAACAACGGGCTGTGGGTCTGGAAATAAACGCTAATCATATTCGCAGCAAGCGCGATGGAATGATAAAAGCTGTAGGGATTCCGGTTCATGTAGGGCGTAGCACCATTGTATGGGATGTCCGGATCTATGATGAGGCTGGGGATATGCTATGTATTTCCCGCTGTACCGTAGCAATAATCGAATTGCGGGACGAAAAGCAATAG
- the lepA gene encoding translation elongation factor 4 translates to MQKNIRNFSIIAHIDHGKSTLADRLLHLTGALSDREMKEQFLDKMELEREKGITIKLKPVRLNYRARDGQEYILNLIDTPGHVDFSYEVSRSLAACEGALLVVDASQGIEAQTLANVYMAMDLDLEIIGVVNKIDLPGAEPEVVKQEMENVLGLDQDEVLPISAKLGTGVEDVLEAIVERIPPPSGDKEAALKALIFDSYFDPYKGAISYIRVVEGELRQGDMIRMMSSGKEYEVDEIGVLSPYMTEVEVLSSGEVGYVAAGMKNVNDTRVGDTITGARRAAPEALSGYQEVKPMVYCGLYPLENSEFERLRDALDRLKLNDASLFYEPDNSDALGFGFRCGFLGLLHLEIVKERLEREYDLSLLATAPSVIYRVLLTDGSELMVQNPTHWPPPQKIDRVMEPYVKASIMVPNDYVGTIMELCQEKRGSFITMEYLTSHRVVINYRLPLAEILYDFFDALKSRTRGYASLDYEFHGFDTSDLIKLDIMLNGEVVDALSFIVHEDKAYYRARAIVNKLRKIIPRQMYEVAIQAAIGNRILARENIKAMRKDVLAKCYGGDITRKKKLLEKQKEGKKRMKQIGRVEVPKDAFMTVLDIEND, encoded by the coding sequence TTGCAGAAGAATATTAGGAATTTCAGTATTATAGCTCATATAGATCACGGTAAGTCCACCCTGGCGGACCGTCTGCTTCATTTGACCGGGGCGCTCAGTGACCGGGAAATGAAAGAACAGTTTTTAGACAAGATGGAGCTGGAAAGGGAAAAGGGCATTACTATAAAGCTTAAACCGGTGAGACTCAATTACCGGGCCCGGGATGGGCAGGAATATATTCTTAATCTGATTGATACCCCGGGTCATGTTGATTTTTCTTACGAGGTTTCGCGCAGCCTGGCTGCCTGTGAAGGAGCCTTGCTGGTAGTTGATGCCTCCCAGGGGATAGAAGCCCAGACCCTGGCCAATGTCTATATGGCCATGGATCTGGATTTGGAAATAATAGGGGTAGTTAATAAAATCGACCTGCCCGGAGCGGAACCGGAAGTAGTGAAACAGGAGATGGAAAATGTACTGGGGCTGGACCAAGATGAAGTTTTGCCTATTTCGGCCAAACTAGGTACCGGAGTAGAAGATGTCCTGGAAGCGATAGTGGAGAGGATTCCCCCTCCTTCAGGCGATAAGGAAGCAGCTTTAAAGGCCTTGATATTCGACTCCTATTTTGACCCGTACAAGGGGGCCATATCCTACATCCGGGTAGTAGAGGGTGAACTGCGCCAAGGTGACATGATTCGTATGATGTCCAGCGGCAAGGAATATGAGGTAGACGAAATAGGAGTCTTGTCCCCATATATGACCGAGGTTGAAGTTTTGAGCTCAGGTGAAGTAGGCTATGTGGCGGCGGGAATGAAAAATGTAAATGATACCCGGGTTGGCGATACCATCACTGGGGCCAGGCGGGCAGCCCCGGAGGCATTATCAGGATATCAAGAGGTAAAGCCTATGGTATATTGCGGGCTTTATCCCCTGGAGAATAGCGAATTTGAGCGTCTGCGCGATGCGCTGGACCGCTTAAAACTAAACGACGCTTCCCTTTTTTATGAACCAGATAACTCTGATGCTTTAGGCTTTGGCTTCCGCTGCGGCTTTTTGGGCCTTTTGCACCTGGAGATCGTCAAGGAGAGACTAGAAAGAGAATATGACTTAAGCCTGCTGGCTACGGCTCCCAGTGTAATATACCGGGTACTGCTGACTGATGGCAGTGAACTTATGGTGCAAAACCCCACCCACTGGCCTCCCCCGCAGAAAATTGACCGGGTGATGGAACCCTATGTCAAAGCTTCTATAATGGTTCCCAACGATTATGTAGGGACGATAATGGAACTCTGCCAGGAAAAGAGAGGCAGTTTTATTACCATGGAATACTTGACCTCCCACCGGGTAGTTATTAATTATAGATTGCCCCTGGCGGAGATTCTCTATGATTTTTTTGATGCCTTGAAATCGCGAACCCGCGGCTACGCTTCATTGGACTACGAATTTCATGGTTTTGACACTTCAGATTTGATCAAACTGGATATCATGCTTAATGGAGAAGTAGTAGATGCCTTGAGTTTTATTGTTCATGAGGACAAGGCCTATTACCGGGCGCGGGCTATTGTAAACAAATTAAGAAAGATAATACCTCGCCAGATGTATGAAGTAGCCATTCAAGCAGCAATCGGCAACCGGATTCTAGCCCGAGAAAACATCAAGGCCATGCGCAAGGATGTTTTGGCTAAATGTTACGGTGGCGATATAACCCGTAAAAAGAAGCTATTAGAGAAACAAAAAGAGGGAAAAAAACGGATGAAGCAGATTGGCCGGGTCGAAGTACCCAAAGATGCCTTTATGACTGTACTGGACATTGAAAATGATTAA
- the rpsT gene encoding 30S ribosomal protein S20, which yields MAKSKTPAKRARRAEANRLRNKAYKSKLKTAIKNYENAIIAEDLDTASNKLLQVTSLLDRSITKGILHKNNVARKKSALSKKLNSISQ from the coding sequence GTGGCCAAAAGTAAAACCCCCGCCAAAAGAGCCCGCAGGGCAGAAGCCAACCGGCTCAGAAATAAAGCTTATAAAAGTAAGCTGAAAACGGCAATAAAGAATTATGAAAATGCAATAATTGCGGAGGATTTGGATACAGCCAGCAACAAACTGTTGCAGGTAACCTCCCTTTTAGATAGGAGCATCACCAAAGGAATACTTCATAAGAATAATGTAGCCAGAAAAAAATCAGCTTTGAGTAAAAAGCTGAATAGTATTAGCCAGTAA
- the hrcA gene encoding heat-inducible transcriptional repressor HrcA codes for MTLDERKRNILGSIIRDYVETAEPVGSRAMVKKHDLKISAATVRNEMADLEDMGYLEQPHTSAGRIPSERGFRYYVDCMMEKEPPGEREYALLQQLFEQNIEDWEQVILGIAHFLSQMTRYTSFVIVPAVKFTEFRNLQLLPLDQGKALLLLVCDMGVIMHRIISIPEFISSQDLQAITGLFNQAFIGKRLEEVKRSDLQLIRENLSQRRQIIDNALEAIDNLLQNSRDEKVMVSGALNILNEPEFKDMDKLKRILNVLEEDDSLRQIIPGELGEAVDIKIGRENPLEEIKEMSLVVAGYKSFGELGKIGVIGPVRMEYWKAVGTVETVRDIIEDYLKGLG; via the coding sequence ATGACTCTGGATGAAAGAAAAAGGAATATCCTGGGATCCATTATCCGTGACTATGTGGAAACGGCTGAACCGGTAGGTTCCCGGGCTATGGTAAAAAAGCATGATTTAAAAATAAGCGCAGCGACAGTAAGAAATGAAATGGCCGATCTTGAAGACATGGGCTACCTGGAGCAGCCGCACACCTCCGCAGGTCGTATCCCTTCCGAAAGAGGCTTTCGTTATTATGTGGATTGCATGATGGAAAAAGAGCCTCCCGGAGAGAGGGAATACGCTTTATTGCAGCAATTATTTGAACAGAATATAGAAGACTGGGAGCAGGTGATTTTAGGGATTGCTCATTTTCTATCCCAGATGACCCGCTATACTTCCTTTGTTATTGTTCCAGCAGTGAAATTCACTGAGTTTCGCAACCTGCAACTGCTTCCTCTGGATCAAGGAAAAGCCCTGCTCTTGTTGGTATGTGATATGGGGGTAATAATGCATCGTATAATTAGTATCCCTGAATTCATATCATCCCAGGATTTGCAGGCTATTACCGGCTTGTTTAACCAGGCCTTCATAGGCAAGCGACTGGAGGAAGTAAAAAGAAGCGATTTGCAACTCATAAGGGAGAACCTCAGCCAGCGCCGTCAAATTATTGATAATGCCCTGGAAGCTATAGATAACCTGTTGCAAAACTCCCGCGATGAAAAAGTAATGGTCAGCGGAGCCCTCAATATACTTAATGAACCTGAGTTTAAAGATATGGATAAACTAAAACGAATACTGAATGTTTTGGAAGAAGACGATTCGCTGCGACAGATTATTCCCGGGGAACTGGGAGAGGCAGTTGACATTAAGATTGGCCGGGAGAACCCGTTGGAAGAAATCAAGGAAATGAGTCTGGTGGTAGCAGGGTATAAGTCTTTTGGCGAGCTGGGTAAGATAGGAGTGATAGGCCCGGTGCGTATGGAATACTGGAAAGCCGTAGGTACGGTGGAAACGGTGCGGGATATTATAGAAGACTATCTTAAGGGCTTAGGCTAG
- the holA gene encoding DNA polymerase III subunit delta — MSRRIYFLWGEESYLIDRELERIAAIIGQESGEEVETIYLDADELNAYELLEALQFSPLFSLQRLVVIKRPWWLGKAKRRGGKTAEIEKIFLDYLQQDMEGQVLVLTANEHSTTNPLVKILDREATVIACKSLGSQHLSEWINKEFASRGLKVEKSAANLMAKSGQDMYYLQNLIDKTALLVKGRPVKIADIEGELETKTEIKVFKLSDALLKRNLKASFQAYNQLLVQGEHPILFLYIIVRQFMALARVKYYNEKSYGSKEIVAQTGLHEFMVKKMLDNARNFSWDELWQLFQIFLQTDVKFKSSSLDDKMLMEALIVEICSKR; from the coding sequence ATGAGTAGGAGGATTTATTTCCTTTGGGGTGAAGAAAGCTATTTAATTGACCGGGAACTGGAAAGGATTGCAGCGATTATAGGTCAGGAAAGTGGCGAAGAAGTGGAAACTATTTATCTGGACGCAGATGAGCTGAATGCCTATGAATTACTGGAAGCCCTGCAATTCAGTCCTTTATTTTCCTTGCAGAGGCTGGTGGTAATAAAGAGGCCCTGGTGGTTGGGAAAAGCCAAACGACGGGGGGGTAAAACCGCCGAAATAGAGAAAATATTCTTAGATTACCTGCAGCAGGATATGGAGGGACAGGTACTGGTACTGACAGCCAATGAACATAGTACTACTAATCCCCTGGTAAAGATACTGGATCGTGAGGCCACCGTAATCGCTTGCAAATCCCTCGGCAGCCAGCATCTGTCGGAATGGATTAATAAGGAGTTCGCTTCCCGTGGTTTGAAGGTAGAAAAGTCCGCCGCCAACCTGATGGCGAAAAGCGGACAGGATATGTATTACCTGCAAAATCTCATTGATAAAACCGCCTTACTGGTAAAGGGGCGGCCGGTAAAAATTGCCGATATTGAAGGAGAACTGGAGACAAAAACTGAAATCAAGGTATTCAAGTTGAGTGATGCTTTATTGAAGCGTAACCTGAAAGCCTCTTTCCAGGCCTATAATCAACTGTTGGTTCAGGGAGAACACCCGATTTTATTTCTTTATATTATTGTGCGCCAGTTCATGGCCCTGGCCAGGGTCAAATACTATAATGAAAAATCATATGGCAGCAAGGAAATAGTGGCACAGACAGGTTTGCATGAATTCATGGTAAAGAAAATGTTGGATAATGCCCGCAATTTTAGCTGGGATGAGTTGTGGCAGTTATTTCAAATATTTTTGCAAACGGATGTTAAATTTAAGAGCAGCAGCCTGGATGATAAAATGCTCATGGAGGCCCTGATAGTGGAAATCTGCAGCAAGAGGTAA
- the hemW gene encoding radical SAM family heme chaperone HemW, whose translation MKKKPVGLYIHIPFCLKKCGYCDFYSLPLQSPAQLQSYTDAIRLEIEKLATLFSDSIILSIYLGGGTPSLLGLEQLQSIVEAVAYNFNVSSNAEISLEMNPATRREGFLRGILAAGVNRISLGIQSFSPEELRVLGRVHGYYEIMQSIEALHKEGCQNFNLDLIYGIPGQSLESWQRSLELAVSCGPQHISAYLLQLDESTAMARAIESAQIELLDEESENAMYHMALDYLPEKGFRHYELSNFCQAGFECRHNLNYWCGRDYIGIGAGAVSCIGRQRYRNRPFLKEYLMSLEVGQEAPVEILEQMSAEEKMREEIILALRLCDGIDLAQFAARYQLDFRERFAVEIEDAEQKGLLKLENNRLCLTRRGYFLSNQVFCRFI comes from the coding sequence ATGAAGAAAAAGCCTGTCGGGCTATACATTCATATACCCTTCTGCCTGAAAAAATGCGGCTATTGCGATTTTTATTCCCTGCCGCTCCAATCCCCGGCCCAGCTTCAGAGCTATACTGATGCTATACGGCTGGAAATAGAAAAGCTTGCGACCTTGTTTTCGGACAGCATCATCTTAAGCATTTACCTGGGAGGAGGCACCCCCAGCCTGCTTGGCCTGGAGCAACTGCAGAGCATAGTGGAGGCGGTTGCTTATAATTTTAATGTTAGCAGTAATGCTGAAATAAGCCTGGAAATGAATCCAGCCACAAGGAGAGAAGGCTTTCTAAGAGGAATTCTGGCGGCTGGTGTAAACCGGATTTCCCTGGGGATACAGAGTTTTTCCCCGGAGGAGTTGCGGGTATTGGGTCGTGTTCACGGTTACTACGAAATAATGCAAAGCATAGAGGCCTTGCATAAAGAAGGATGCCAAAATTTTAACCTGGATTTGATATATGGTATACCGGGACAAAGCCTGGAATCCTGGCAGAGGAGCCTGGAACTGGCGGTTTCCTGTGGACCGCAACACATTTCCGCCTATCTTTTGCAGTTGGATGAGAGCACCGCAATGGCCCGGGCTATAGAAAGCGCTCAGATTGAATTGCTGGATGAAGAAAGTGAAAACGCCATGTACCATATGGCTTTGGATTACCTGCCCGAAAAGGGATTCAGGCATTATGAACTCTCTAACTTCTGCCAGGCTGGTTTTGAATGTCGCCATAACCTGAACTATTGGTGCGGCCGGGATTATATAGGGATAGGAGCGGGAGCAGTATCTTGCATCGGCCGGCAAAGATATCGGAATCGACCGTTTTTAAAGGAGTACCTGATGAGCCTGGAGGTAGGGCAGGAGGCGCCAGTAGAAATACTGGAGCAAATGAGCGCTGAGGAGAAAATGCGGGAAGAAATAATACTGGCATTAAGACTCTGTGATGGAATAGATTTAGCGCAGTTTGCCGCTAGATATCAGCTGGATTTCAGGGAACGATTTGCAGTTGAAATTGAAGACGCTGAGCAAAAAGGACTGTTAAAACTGGAAAATAACCGGCTTTGTTTAACCAGAAGGGGCTATTTTCTCTCCAATCAGGTTTTTTGCCGCTTTATATGA
- the spoIIP gene encoding stage II sporulation protein P, translated as MQLFLLVLITGVSAEISSPYLGKMPAFNVQNILLPFKKIELDKKQAASLFREVNVVFAGEKTSFPMTRHYFKEKMPEELMISSIQALAYGRSEEDLRENEGENEVQLPEVEPEPLEESRDIDYSSFFKDCKVVFYCTHSAESYIPDSGKARCDGQRGLVNEVARSISKSLSKRGLPAEFEDRIHDFPEYNKSYTNSRETVQKILQSNNRMLALFDIHRDSIPGLEKAETVEIDGKKSARILIIVGTDERKSHPEWRKNLEFAQEIYRQGEKKYPGLIKGIRTKAGTYNQEFFPRALLLEFGGDLNSFVEARYAGMLFSDILIEVLKEDL; from the coding sequence ATGCAATTATTTTTATTGGTTTTGATAACCGGGGTTAGTGCTGAGATTAGCAGCCCCTATCTTGGGAAGATGCCTGCTTTCAATGTGCAGAATATCTTGCTGCCTTTTAAAAAAATTGAGCTGGATAAAAAGCAGGCAGCCAGTCTCTTCCGGGAAGTAAATGTGGTTTTTGCCGGAGAAAAGACTTCTTTTCCTATGACGAGGCATTATTTTAAGGAAAAGATGCCGGAAGAATTGATGATATCCAGTATCCAGGCCCTGGCCTATGGCCGCAGCGAAGAAGATCTCAGGGAGAACGAGGGGGAGAACGAGGTTCAATTGCCCGAAGTTGAGCCGGAGCCGCTGGAGGAGAGTCGGGATATTGATTATAGCAGCTTTTTTAAAGACTGCAAGGTAGTATTTTACTGCACCCATAGTGCCGAATCCTACATTCCTGATAGTGGGAAGGCCCGTTGCGACGGGCAAAGGGGATTGGTTAATGAGGTGGCCAGGAGTATTAGTAAATCATTAAGCAAACGGGGACTGCCGGCTGAATTCGAAGACCGGATTCATGATTTTCCCGAATACAACAAGAGTTATACCAACTCCCGGGAAACAGTACAAAAAATACTCCAGTCCAATAATAGAATGCTGGCCTTGTTTGATATTCATCGCGACAGCATACCCGGTCTGGAAAAAGCCGAGACCGTGGAAATAGATGGAAAGAAAAGCGCTCGCATTTTGATAATTGTCGGAACCGATGAGCGCAAAAGCCATCCGGAATGGCGGAAGAACCTGGAATTTGCCCAGGAAATCTATCGTCAGGGGGAAAAGAAATATCCTGGTCTGATAAAAGGGATCAGAACTAAGGCCGGGACTTATAACCAGGAGTTTTTCCCCCGGGCCTTGTTGCTGGAGTTCGGCGGCGATTTGAACTCTTTCGTTGAGGCCCGCTATGCAGGAATGCTTTTTTCTGATATCTTAATCGAAGTGCTAAAGGAGGATTTATAA
- a CDS encoding amidohydrolase family protein — MSTIIRNGTLVTMNSRRDILRADILIEGDRIKEIGELKGYKARQEIDAAGMLVIPGLIQAHVHLCQTLFRGAADDMELLDWLKQRIWPLEAAHDEESLYYSALLASAELISGATTSIIDMGTVRHTNSLFEAVKQSGLRYLGGKCMMDCGDEVPEKLIDSREKSLQESMDLFERWNGQEQGRIHYAFCPRFAVSCSEELLREVSQLSEKFKIPVHSHASENRGEIRIVEKERGLRNDVTAK, encoded by the coding sequence GTGTCAACCATAATCCGTAACGGAACCCTGGTTACCATGAACTCCAGGCGAGATATACTGCGAGCGGACATCCTGATAGAAGGCGACCGGATAAAGGAAATAGGGGAGCTAAAGGGATATAAGGCCCGGCAGGAAATAGACGCTGCGGGCATGCTGGTAATTCCTGGCCTTATACAAGCCCATGTTCACCTCTGCCAGACCCTTTTTCGGGGAGCAGCAGATGATATGGAACTGTTGGACTGGCTGAAGCAACGGATCTGGCCCCTGGAAGCAGCTCATGACGAAGAATCCCTTTATTACTCTGCCCTCCTGGCATCAGCCGAACTCATTTCCGGAGCTACCACCTCCATTATAGATATGGGTACGGTCCGGCATACAAATTCATTGTTCGAAGCAGTGAAACAATCCGGGTTACGCTATCTGGGAGGCAAATGCATGATGGATTGCGGGGATGAAGTGCCGGAAAAGCTGATAGACTCACGGGAGAAATCTCTGCAGGAAAGCATGGATCTTTTCGAGCGCTGGAACGGCCAGGAACAAGGACGTATACATTATGCCTTTTGTCCTCGTTTCGCAGTATCTTGCAGCGAGGAATTGCTCCGGGAAGTCAGCCAGCTCTCAGAAAAATTCAAGATACCCGTACACAGCCATGCTTCGGAGAACCGGGGTGAAATCAGAATTGTTGAAAAAGAACGAGGTTTAAGAAATGATGTCACTGCCAAATAG